In a genomic window of Agarivorans albus:
- the btsR gene encoding two-component system response regulator BtsR: MRAIIVDDEPLAREELQEMLQSYPEIEVVAQFGNAIECLKHLKQLQAEVLFLDIEMPQISGLELANMIDSDNAPAIVFVTAYDQFALDAFEQNAVDYLLKPIDSERLCKSIKRLKERLPSIKQTEADAAVNHSYQTMLKEQQLRLIPCYYQQRVKLIRLEDIEHASSDISGVHVATENGTYHTQLTLKVLEDKSPLLRCHRQHLVNVEAISEISLEDNGGAVLFTKSGAQLPVSRRYFKAIKEHFGL; this comes from the coding sequence ATGAGAGCAATCATTGTCGACGATGAACCCTTAGCCAGAGAAGAGCTTCAGGAGATGCTGCAAAGCTACCCTGAAATTGAAGTCGTCGCGCAATTTGGCAACGCCATAGAGTGTTTAAAGCACCTTAAGCAACTGCAAGCCGAGGTATTGTTTTTAGACATAGAAATGCCACAAATTAGCGGTTTAGAACTGGCGAATATGATTGACAGTGACAATGCGCCAGCGATTGTATTTGTGACCGCTTACGATCAATTTGCTCTGGATGCCTTCGAACAAAATGCCGTGGATTACTTGCTCAAACCGATTGACTCGGAACGTTTGTGTAAGTCGATTAAACGCCTAAAAGAGCGCTTGCCCTCCATCAAGCAAACCGAAGCCGATGCGGCAGTTAATCACTCATACCAAACCATGCTCAAAGAGCAACAACTTAGATTAATACCCTGTTATTACCAACAACGAGTAAAACTGATCCGCTTAGAAGATATCGAGCATGCTTCAAGCGATATAAGCGGTGTGCATGTTGCCACCGAAAATGGCACCTACCATACCCAGCTAACGCTAAAAGTACTTGAAGACAAATCCCCTTTGTTACGTTGCCATCGCCAACACTTGGTTAACGTGGAAGCCATTTCCGAAATCTCTTTAGAAGATAATGGCGGTGCGGTGTTGTTCACTAAAAGTGGTGCGCAGTTACCGGTAAGTCGTCGCTACTTCAAAGCAATCAAAGAGCATTTTGGCTTATAA